A genomic window from bacterium includes:
- a CDS encoding HEAT repeat domain-containing protein, which yields MKCEEIQNLIAEYLSGALDADIRKHFDEHISDCSVCRREFEAMSHVWATMGIIPDEEPASSVRTRFYSMLEVYRYGMSHAPAGKPWVDKLSEWLGNWWPRRPVYQLGLTAAVLIFGIGIGQWMNINNHKNGEIAQLREEMAGMRELVTISLLNQSSAVDRLQGVSMSRLVTEPDEKFLSALFRTLNSDPNVNVRLAVTDALQRFSGSEQVRTRLVESLSSQTSPLVQIALINLLVNLKEQKAVDVFRDLTNDKNTIEPVKVRARMGIDKII from the coding sequence ATGAAATGTGAAGAGATACAGAATCTGATCGCTGAATATCTCAGCGGCGCTCTGGATGCTGACATCAGGAAACATTTTGATGAACATATCTCGGATTGCTCCGTGTGCAGGCGGGAATTTGAAGCCATGAGCCATGTCTGGGCAACCATGGGGATTATTCCCGATGAAGAACCTGCTTCCTCGGTGCGCACCCGTTTTTATTCCATGCTCGAAGTTTACCGTTACGGGATGAGCCACGCCCCTGCCGGGAAACCGTGGGTAGACAAACTGAGCGAATGGCTCGGGAACTGGTGGCCGCGCCGTCCGGTTTATCAGCTCGGACTCACTGCCGCGGTTCTGATATTCGGCATCGGCATAGGGCAGTGGATGAATATCAATAATCACAAGAACGGCGAAATAGCGCAGCTCAGGGAAGAGATGGCCGGAATGCGCGAGCTCGTTACAATCTCCCTGCTGAACCAATCATCCGCGGTTGACCGTCTGCAGGGTGTCTCCATGAGCCGTCTTGTCACCGAGCCAGATGAAAAGTTTCTGTCTGCGCTCTTCCGAACGCTCAATTCCGATCCGAACGTCAATGTCCGGCTGGCCGTGACTGATGCGCTGCAGCGTTTCAGCGGGTCTGAACAAGTCCGGACCAGGCTCGTCGAGTCGCTTTCCAGCCAGACATCGCCGCTTGTTCAGATAGCCCTCATTAATCTGCTCGTGAATCTGAAGGAGCAGAAGGCTGTCGATGTTTTCAGAGACCTGACAAACGATAAAAATACTATTGAACCGGTTAAAGTGCGCGCGCGAATGGGTATCGACAAAATCATTTAA
- a CDS encoding DUF4097 domain-containing protein, which produces MKARICILNLLWITILFYFPVYGDQQFSDRTVVKFGDPARPGVLKIVSGSGDISITGYEGKDVIIEAKSTVKDVLNKPEDEKAKGMKRLTGSGLTVTNVQEDNAIVINRSLKNETDLVIQVPFNTSLQLGGGKNEGISINFYGALMKNIQASVEASVPAAPGTGTIGSFSSLGAFFNGDITANGITGEIEANTLEGDITLNNISGGIAAHSVDGEIQVTLKAVDKDKPMAFSTVDGDIDITFPALAKATVTAKNVDGEIYTDFDMEMVTKTQVNTEKPGSYGIFNIGMFGNTVTGKINGGGPDIQMTTVNGNIYIRKGK; this is translated from the coding sequence ATGAAAGCACGCATTTGTATACTAAATTTACTATGGATTACCATACTGTTTTACTTCCCGGTATATGGGGATCAGCAATTTTCCGACCGGACTGTCGTGAAATTCGGCGATCCGGCCAGACCCGGTGTTCTTAAAATCGTCTCGGGCAGCGGAGATATATCCATTACCGGTTATGAAGGCAAGGATGTGATCATCGAGGCAAAATCGACGGTCAAGGATGTCCTGAACAAACCTGAAGACGAGAAAGCGAAGGGGATGAAACGTCTCACCGGCTCCGGCCTGACCGTAACCAATGTCCAGGAAGACAATGCCATCGTGATCAACCGTTCGCTTAAAAACGAAACAGACCTTGTCATTCAGGTTCCCTTCAACACCTCGCTGCAGTTAGGCGGCGGGAAAAACGAAGGGATTTCTATTAATTTTTATGGTGCTCTCATGAAAAATATTCAGGCTTCTGTAGAGGCGAGTGTACCTGCGGCTCCGGGTACAGGTACAATCGGTTCATTCAGTTCGCTGGGAGCCTTTTTCAACGGCGACATAACGGCAAACGGAATCACCGGTGAAATTGAAGCCAATACGCTTGAAGGCGATATAACACTCAACAATATCTCGGGCGGAATCGCCGCACACTCGGTGGATGGCGAAATCCAGGTCACTCTGAAAGCTGTCGACAAGGACAAACCCATGGCGTTCAGCACAGTCGACGGCGACATCGATATCACGTTTCCCGCCCTTGCGAAAGCGACGGTGACGGCGAAAAATGTCGATGGCGAGATTTATACCGATTTCGACATGGAAATGGTTACCAAGACACAGGTGAATACCGAGAAACCCGGCAGTTATGGAATATTCAATATAGGGATGTTCGGAAACACGGTTACCGGGAAAATCAACGGCGGCGGTCCCGACATCCAGATGACCACGGTGAATGGCAATATCTACATCCGGAAAGGGAAATGA